CTCGGGACATTACCAGAAATCTTTTCCACAATCGATGCAGGACAGGACCTGGCATCCCCGGCACATGTTCACGTGTTTTTCAACCTGAGCTTTTTTCAGGGATTCCCCACAGGCGTTGCAGGTGAAGAACACCATTTTCACTACACGTGTGTTTGACTACGCCGTATTGGTAATTTTTGGACTCAAATCAAATCTGCTAACACATATATTACTGACGTGCCAGCTAATGTCAGCCAAAGAAAGGTAGAGGCGAGAAACGGACGTTTATCAAAGCTTATAGAGCCGAGATTTGAATGCGACAAACCGCCTGCTCTGTTCCATTCGtgaaaacttttcaaaacacacGTGATCACACCGTGTGCCACATTAATTGTCTTCCGTGTGACATGCAAAGTTGAGATATGTTCCGACCTGCGTTAAATTAATATTGCacaatgcttttattttctctactcAAGATATATGGTAGCTGGTTCATGAGCTTGTTAAAACAATTTGACACGTTCAGTATATTACACCATGGATTGCAAATCCGAATATAATCCTTTATGTTATCTGCTTAATTTTTTAGGCGGCGCGAAATACAGGGTTGTACCAGGAAGTGAGGTGACGTTTTCACGCTGGATAAAGTGACCTATCATCCACATAAAAGGTGGACTTCTCAGATGTAGGTTTGGATTTATGTTTATGGCAAACTTAACTGAGCTAATGACATCTATGACTTCAattattgtttgaaaatgtcactcTCTAGGGATCTGGTGCTTCACCTGGTCGCCATACTCATCGTCGTGGTTGGTTAGCATAGCATTGCAGTTAGCTTGTTAGCCGTTTTCGTCCCAATTTTTGCATGGGTGGTCTCGTAGGACAGACACACTGGAGTCTGCGCGGTTGTTGGATAAtctttatgaataataataccatttgaaaaataataaaaaaaagcctcgATTGCATCACAATTAGAACAAGATAACCAGatagataaatacataatatttcctttaataagagttttgttgtttttgtcatgatgTGTCCCTTAGAAAGTTTTTGGATGGAGAAGTTGGAGCTGGGCGGTTCAGCAGCTGATTGACCATGGACACCCTGTCCAGCCACAGCTCCTacctcctgcagcagctccaggagCAGCGGATTCAGGGTCTGCTCTGTGACTGCATGCTGGTGGTCAATAGTGTCTGCTTCAAAGCCCACAAAAATGTCCTGGCTGCTTTCAGCTCCTATTTCAGGTGCTTTTAtgtaataatgtttatgatTGAGTGTCATGTCAGTGAATCTGTGGCATATTTCCATCCTTATCACTTAGCTAAGTAATCATGCTCTGCTGTTCTAGAGTAACATAACGCTAAACGTACTGCTTTGGTCTTTCCAGGTCATTATTCCAAAATTCCCCCAGTCAGAAGAATGAGGTGTTCAACTTGGTCATCCAGGATGTCAGTGGCATCGGCCAAATATTGGACTACATGTACACCTCCCATCTTGACATCAACCAAGATAATGTGCAAGCACTCCTGGACATTGCTCAGTGTTTGCAGGTTCCAAATGTTCAGAGCTTGTGTAATGCTTTCCTCAAGCCTTGTCCTCCACCTGTGGAAATCTCGTCATTTTCTCTTCCGGGCATGCTGACCTCTGAGCATGACTGCCTCTTGGGGAGCAGTCTTCCTCATGAGGTTGACCTCCACTGTCCCTCTGAAACCCAGAGGCCTAGCTTCAGCAGTGATGTGGACCACACCAAACGGCTACCTGTTTCTGTGCCTAATAGCAGCTCGAACTGTGACACAGCTAGCAGCACTCAGGCACCTGTAGAAAAACAGCTTGTCCATGGCTACAAACTCCGTAACTTCTATAGTAAGCAGTACTTCAAACAAAGTGCACTCGAGACTAGTAGTGCAGCCTTAAATCAAGCCCCGTGCCCTTTGGTGCTGGTAGAAGAGAAGCAGTGTCAGCTCGGGGTCATCCAGGAAGGCAGCAACACTCCCATATGCTCAGGAAACACAGTTCAGACCAATCCTCCTTGCACATCGGTGGCAGTCGAAAAGAACCCTGTCTTTTCTTTAACACCCTCAGATAATTTAAACACCCCCAATGCTAACTCAGCAGACTccatgctcaacaaaccagtgCGCCCAAAGAAGGCTGTGTACCTGAAGAAATACAACTACCTCCGATCTCAGAAGGCATTGGAGGAGTTGTTTGCTGAATCAGTGAGTGAGCCTGTCCTCAGCTGTCCCAAAGAGAGTCACCAAGAAGAGTCTGTGATCCAGACTGAAGCTTCAGAAGCTCCTATTGAGGGCCTTAACTCAGACAGGGAGCAGGTTACAGAGACGGCAACAGATGTGCAGCTTCCCAGTCCTCCACCTACAAACGAAGAAGAGCAAAATCTGAAAACTGTGCCTGAGCCACCGCAGCAGATAGGAAACAAGCAGTATTGTTGCGAGGTGTGTGGGAAGATCTTCAAACACCCGAGCAATCTGGAGCTTCACAAGCGCTCACATACCGGTATTTACTGTTTAAAATGGCCTTACAATCACACATGGTATACAATGACATGTTTCCATAATAATTGTAATTCAGTTGTAATATTTTCATAagtaaaccattttttttttattgcaggtGAGAAGCCCTTTCAGTGTAATATTTGTGGGAGATACTTCTCACAGGTATTGTCTGGTGTGTTATTCTGATTTGCCACAGCTATTCTTAGATGGGAAAATTCTATTGAGATATCTAACTAGTTTTGTTTCGCAGGCTGGCAATTTACAGACACATTTGCGGCGACATTCTGGAGAGAAACCGTACATCTGTGAGTTATGTGGTAAAAGGTATGAAACCTTCCATCTGTGCAATTTCCTCATTTATATTATTGGTCATTCACCTACCCCCCATAGGACGTATTTTTTGTCAGTTAGCTGATTattgtatgtttatgtttttttacttattgcAAGTTACTACTAACTTACGACTAGTTTCCAAAGGCTTGACATGATTTCAGGTATACCTATAATGTTTATGCAATAACTAATAAAATGAAGAATTTGTGGCTATACTGGATTAATTAACCAAATAGAATAGATTAAAGTTAAGGCCCCCAGCAATATTGTATTTTGCcctatattataatatataatagtctCTGAAGTTGtctataaatgtaatattcatcTGTGTTTTCCAGCTTTACTGCATCAGGGGATGTCCATCGTCACAAAGTggtccacacaggagagaagccACATCTGTGTGATATATGTGGTCGAGGTAGATGACTGCTCTAAACTCAAGCAATTATCTTAATTATTTCCTTTATCCATCTATATGTAGTTCTAACCTAATGTCCTCATTTTTAAGTAGAAATTTTATAAAGTAATGATAGTATTGTGAGCTGCTTAGTTCACAGACCCAGTTGGAAAATTGTGACATATTTTGTGTAGACTagtgattttttatttctctgtgctTGACTTGTATCTCAGGATTTAACAACTTGAGCAATCTCAAGGAGCACAAGAGGACTCACACCACAGACAAGACATTCACATGTGACCAGTGCGGAAAATCCTTCAACACGCACAGAAAGCTTCTGAAGCACAAGGCCCGTCACGCTGGGGAAAAACCACACAGCTGTGCCACATGTGGTAAGAAACAGTGTTGATCTTGTTCAAAGTATTATTCACATTGTTTAGATTGTAGACATAGTTGTGTAAAACACTATTCTAGGGCTTAAGCAATTAGTCAGTTAATTGAAGAtaaatctgcaactattttgatattttattatttattttatacgcaaataaacatttaatggTTCCTTCTCAGTTTCTAAATGctctgctcctttttttctcatgagACTGTAAACTGCATTTCTTTGGGTTCTGGGCTATTGGTTGGACACAAGACAAGCATTTTGATGACATCACCTAGTGCTTTACTAAATTATAATGGCCATTTTTCAAAAGACATGAAATGCTTGAGTCGTGTTGTGAACAAACCCAGTATAGGTTAATCAGAGTGTTAATTTTTAAATTCAGTATAGACTATCTAATGTCTGCACAGTGTTTTAGACTCCATATGTGTTCTTCATTATTTTAGGGAAATGCTTCATTGGCTCAGGGGACCTGCAGCGTCACATTAGGTCACACACTGGTGAGAAGCCCTACATCTGCAATGCCTGTGGAAAGAGCTTTACCCGCTCTGCCATGTTGAGGAGACACCGCAACATGCACTGCAAGGGGGCTCCAGCCGACAGACCCGTTACAGACAACTCTGACCCACCTTGTAGTTCAGATGGAGTGGCCACGTTCCCCAAACCTGTCAGCCACAGTAAACCTCCTGCCGCAACCAGTGAGCAGCATTTCCCCAACATGATGCCCCATGCAGGGTTAGAGAAACCTTCACCGACTACTACTTCTCCACCACATATAGAGACTCcacctcccagcatgcacctcaGCCCACCTtctacccccaccccccttccaGAGCTGCGCTCCCTGGTACcccatcacctcctctcctccaaccACCAGGAGAGAGGTACAGCAACAGACCACATGAAGCTTGCCAAACCCCACCCGTCTCAGGAAGTTGTGTATGGTCCGTATGTGGAGAATGGGAACATGTCGGTGGAGATGGGCAGAGGTGTAGTGGGGAGGCCCTACCTCCCTCCCACAGACAATCACTGCAGTTCCCTCACTTCTTCCAGCAGGCCCAATAGTGGCTCCTACAGGTCCACTGAAGGCCAGTTTATCTCCAGTGTAACTCTCTGGGGCCTGGCAATGAAAACGCTGCAGAATGAGAATGACATGGAGCAGTAAAATGTTGCATCTTATGAGATATCAGATAAGCACAGCATAGCCAGTTCAGATGTTTTGCACTTGTCACTGATATTTAATTAGTTTTGATTGTTATTACCTGGCTCTTGTTTGGTTAAACTGACCTGTAACACACAAACGGTAGCTTCTATGTCTCCtatggtaaaacaaaaaaatagaactatgatttattcataaCTAGAAACGTTTTATTTACGTGTTCAGAGTTTTCACCATGAATCCAAACCAAAGTAAGAGCTTCCTagtttttcttaaatgaaaGAAACCTGAATCTCAGAAAATCTCGATAATTGCTTTGCACAAACTTCCAATGCTGTTGCTTTTCTGGCCCCagtcagtgatgtcacagcaggtgTGCTCCATCAGATGTCACCAAGTGTAAATATAGAGatgcagcacagcagcagtatttgacCTACTGGAACTCAGTTGGGATTTATCACTTAAGGTTTCAACTGTAAACATCGCAGGATGCGTCTCAGCTAATCCAAGTGTTAATTACACTCTTTCACTTTGTATATGCTGCAGTgcactttaacattttaaaatgcatatctATTTTCAACTATCCGTGTCATATGTGGCTGTATGATATTCATATGTGAATAAAAGatgtacattatatttaatgGTAACAGTTACCTTGTTAATGTTTCAGACCTCAGCAGTAATACCTCAGTAAACAAAACAGCTTaacttttgacatttctttgaaATCAAACCAAAATCAATTACTCATCCTTGTTATGCTGATATATGAGGAGAAACAATGCTCCCCATCCATATATCTGTTACACATGCAATACAAAGTGGGACACATTAACTATCTCATATGGAGGAAATTATGGAAATGGTGGAAACTACTATTTGAAAGCTTATcactcaaaacatttttattttatcttttttatttattatctaatattcattttttttggacACACATCTGGGAAAGGAAATCCTGATGTGGGGTTTGAAGCTTGGCTTGAATATGTTGCTCAAGTAAGTGCAGGATGTGAGATTCCTAAATGATATCATCCCTATAAAATTGTGCACTTCTGACCTCTAGTAGCTGAAGTCAGTGTAACATACTATCACGTAACATCTTATACTTGTTTTAACTAATTCAGTTAATATACTGATATGATCAATTTAAGAATCCACTTGATACAACATTGTGGAATAAGCATAAAagaaaaggcttaaaaaaaaaacaggtgtaaTAGAATATTGTCAGTAGAGCCTCCTAAAGTCCCTTTCAACTGTCATGTGGTCAATACAACTTGGCCTCCacagatttaataaaataaatattttaaatactaaaatacttgatacataaatattttgaatattctAGATTATTGAACGCATtgttaaaagaaacacattttgtgtttgctgggaagtaaaatgtaaatacttacCATGAGATTTTTCTTAAGATAAGTATGTTTTACAAAGAAAGTGTGGAAGGTCTTATCTACTTATCTAACActtacaaacatacaaaaaaatcaaacacttttaacttatctaaaaactaaaaaggaaTTATCATGTGAAAcgtatcaacatactatataattGAACACTTTTAACTTACCTACAAACTAAGGAGGAATTAAAGATATGaaacacaatacaatgtaaAACAGATTCAAACACTTGAATATATGAAAgaagttttataaatatttatacaaaCGTTCACgagacctttttcttttcttcataaTCTAAGTGCAAACGACAAGATTTTTCTCCTCCAAGAAATAAGTTTACCTATGAAAATGTGATAATGTAATTCGTATGAATTACagcaataatattatattaatgtattaattataGCATATGTATGACAACTTCGTTTTTGTACGAAAAGTGTATATAAGGCTCCTTCTGCCACTACTGGTATCTActgttgtcaaataaatgtaatgggaAAATACTACAATATTTGCTTTCAAGAGTAGAAGTAGCATCAATTGGTGATGTTTCTGTGTCATCTTCTAGTCGATAAATCTGAAGTGAATGgtctttcttttgtgtttcttgGTTATTTGGACAATAACCCTAGTAACGTGAATTATTTATCAACATGCGGTATAGCAAATGTAGTAGTGTTACATTGTAGTTCATACTCGTTCCACACTGCACCCCCAGTCTCACAGTCATCACACACTAAATACTGTCAGGTGTTGGGGAAGGAAACGTTGGGACCAGGATTTCCAGAGCCCAGGAACACTGGCCCTGCCCGGATGAAGGGGAACTGCAGGACCTGTTAGAAGGTGATGCTGTGCCTTGTTTAAAGTATGAACAGAGCACTAAGTCATCATGCTGTCTGTCCCAAACTGTGGCGAGTGGAGAGGGAGATCTTCTTCTTGGCATTTCAACTGAGTGGATATAAACAGAGTAGGAAGAAGATAGCTGTGGAGGATCAGATTTCTTGTAGCCCCTCTCTTCGGAAAGTGGGGGTGGAGATGATCACAGTGATCCCAGCTTGAATAtccaaaaaaacagacaaatctgAGACATCTTTGCAGTAATCTATGTGAAGAATATTTCCACCACAGGACTTCATAAATGATGCATGATAaataacatgcaaaaataaCGCATGTAATGTCTGACGGAAAGGATTCAGGCAGAGGAGCAACACAGTATATCAcataagaacacacacaggagagacGCACGTCGCTGCAGCATCTGCTCCAGACTGTTTGCATATAAGAAGGACGTGATCAGACAAATGCAAGTCCACGGCAATAAGACCTGAAATACCATTGTGAGGTTACGTTCATGTAAGTAGAAAAATCAGTTATTGGTCATGTACTCCTGTATCCATCTCATTGATGGCTGTATTTGTGACATCACATCTGGATATTTTCAATGTtgctacattacattttatcagTAGAAAATCTAAGACACTGAGGTTACAGATTTTGGTTTGGAAAAGTGTAGGTTTTCTCAGATCCCTTATCACTGTACCTGTGGTACACTTCTGCAGAAGCTgtaatattttcaatatttctcACATTGGCTCCTCTGTGTGAACAGGCCACTCTCTTTTTGACTAACAaaactgttcattttatattttgcctctggttttatttattttgtttttaaatgtacttaaaaggTAACTCATGGGGTTggttatggaaaatgaataataaagaaCGTCAATAAAACCTAAATAAAGTTTAGGCTGGTATACCATAACATTCCTTTGCAGGCTTAACAACAAGTTAACAACTATTTATAACAGCAAGGATAACTGTGTCCTGCATCAACAAGAGATGTCGGGTGAAATGTTATGTGGTGATGATTGATTATAAAATGTGTGAATATGACAATGCagtattatattcctttattgatccccatgggggaaattcaagtgttgcagcagctcaactacacagacagacaataaatacacatactatacaactagaATCAGTGGTGCACAAATAAATGActcacatactatacaatacacagacaataaatacacatactatactatacactacacagacaataaatacacatactatacaactacacagacaataaatggtaatactatacaactacacagacaataaatacacatactatacagctacacagacaataaatacacatactatacaactacacagacaataaatacacatactatacaactacacagacacagacaataaatacacatactatactatacaactacacagacaataaatacacatactatacaactacacagacaataaatacacatactatacaactggttttacacagacaataaatacacatactatacaatacacagacacagacaataaatacacatactatacaactacacaaacacagacaataaatacacatactatacaactacacagacaataaatacacatactatacaactacacagacacagacaataaatacacatactatacaactacacagacaataaatacacatactatacaactacacagacaataaatacacatactatacaactacacagacaataaatacacatactatacagctacacagacaataaatacacatactatacaactacacagacaataaatacacatactatacaactacacagacaataaatacacatactatacaactacacagacaataaatacacatactatacaactacacagacaataaatacacatactatacaactacacagacaataaatacacatactatacaactacacagacaataaatacacatactatacaactacacagacaataaatacacatactatacaactacacagacaataaatacacatactatacaactacacagacaataaatacacatactatacaactacacagacaataaatacacaaactatacaactacacagacaataaatacacatactatacagctacacagacaataaatacacatactatactatacaactacacagacaataaatacacatactatacaactacacagacaataaatacacatactatacaactacacagacaataaatacacatactatacaactacacagacaataaatacacatactatacaactacacagacaataaatacacatactatacaactacacagacaataaatacacatactatacaactacacagacacagacaataaatacacatactatacaactacacagacaataaatacacatactatacaactacacagacaataaatacacatactatacaactacacagacaataaatatacatactatacaactacacagacaataaatacacatactatacaactaca
This portion of the Anoplopoma fimbria isolate UVic2021 breed Golden Eagle Sablefish chromosome 17, Afim_UVic_2022, whole genome shotgun sequence genome encodes:
- the zbtb49 gene encoding zinc finger and BTB domain-containing protein 49, which codes for MDTLSSHSSYLLQQLQEQRIQGLLCDCMLVVNSVCFKAHKNVLAAFSSYFRSLFQNSPSQKNEVFNLVIQDVSGIGQILDYMYTSHLDINQDNVQALLDIAQCLQVPNVQSLCNAFLKPCPPPVEISSFSLPGMLTSEHDCLLGSSLPHEVDLHCPSETQRPSFSSDVDHTKRLPVSVPNSSSNCDTASSTQAPVEKQLVHGYKLRNFYSKQYFKQSALETSSAALNQAPCPLVLVEEKQCQLGVIQEGSNTPICSGNTVQTNPPCTSVAVEKNPVFSLTPSDNLNTPNANSADSMLNKPVRPKKAVYLKKYNYLRSQKALEELFAESVSEPVLSCPKESHQEESVIQTEASEAPIEGLNSDREQVTETATDVQLPSPPPTNEEEQNLKTVPEPPQQIGNKQYCCEVCGKIFKHPSNLELHKRSHTGEKPFQCNICGRYFSQAGNLQTHLRRHSGEKPYICELCGKSFTASGDVHRHKVVHTGEKPHLCDICGRGFNNLSNLKEHKRTHTTDKTFTCDQCGKSFNTHRKLLKHKARHAGEKPHSCATCGKCFIGSGDLQRHIRSHTGEKPYICNACGKSFTRSAMLRRHRNMHCKGAPADRPVTDNSDPPCSSDGVATFPKPVSHSKPPAATSEQHFPNMMPHAGLEKPSPTTTSPPHIETPPPSMHLSPPSTPTPLPELRSLVPHHLLSSNHQERGTATDHMKLAKPHPSQEVVYGPYVENGNMSVEMGRGVVGRPYLPPTDNHCSSLTSSSRPNSGSYRSTEGQFISSVTLWGLAMKTLQNENDMEQ